ATTGTGATATTGAATCATGGGAAAAAGGAGAAACCCAAGTTTATTGATTCCATCATTAATCCTATCATCATTCTCAAATTGTCAAATTTAAAGCTACAACCCCCCCAGCAGCCTACCACACATGCGATCTTCACCATTCGTTTGGCGGAATTCTTTATTAAGCTGCATGAAACAAGACATGAAATATTTATCTATATATAAAATACACATTAAAAAGTGTGGAACAGCTGGATCCAAATTCAATAGGGGCTCTCTATTCAAGGCCGTAGAAGCCATCAATTTTATAAGCAATAGCAGGCAAGGGAAAAGAAGGCTAATGGGTGGGAGGTCAATGCTTGCTTGGAGTTAGATATGGAAATTGGAGCTCTGCAAACCGGTCTAATATAAGCTACAATccaaaattttaaatgatttggCATTGAACTCTTTTACAAACATTTCCAATCAAAGTGAGAATGCTGGAAATCGCTAACTTCTTTAGTTGTTTTCACTCAAATATGAACATAAATGGTGGTGAATAGGGTAGCCAAAAGTGGGTTAATAAAAGTGATTGTAACTTTCCTCCAAGAGCACTAACAATCATTTATTGCAATTATTGCCTCTAAGGTCATACTTATCCATTGTCTAGGCTCTAGACCCTATCGCTAAACTTGCGTATTTCAAACGAACGGTATTGAGTTTCTAATTAAATGACTAAGGTTGAAGACTATTTGATGCTCTTTTTCCGATGTGAAATACTCCTTTGACCCCAATAATGTTTGCTTCCTTAAAAACATGTATGACAGCAATTACATAGTACTATATGTGTATACATCTCCAATTAGCCTATACTcgaaaagaaaataattcaaaactTACTAGGCAATTCCACTTTAGTCGGACCAACTCACGAGAAGCTTTGGGTGTAATGTAATGTAATGTAAGGACCACCAACTTGTATGAAATGATGGCAGCTTTAGGTTGCTCCATCCAATTAGAGCAATCCCCCCTTCTGATTTCCAAACCTGTGTATTGTTTTATCCCCCTTGTTTTTCACATGCATgcctattttttaattaatataataaaccTTGTTTCTTCTCCCACCCCCATCTTCAATTCTTCCACTTCATCATGATTAGTTTACTAGGCTTTTGATTCTTCCAGGCTGTCCTCTAATTAGTAGTTATAGAGTTAATTAGCTTGATTACTATGAACCTTTGAAATTTGAATCCAAATGTGGGTAAtcaacatatcatttatttcctCATTAATGAATCTTTGCAATTGGACGTTGGTAGCTTGAGACTTTACTAAAGCTAAGCTAGCTTCAGGTCAAAGCAGACCAACCTTTGAGGTTCAACTTTTACAATCCCTCGCTTCATATTTTCAAGCTTCCCAACCAACTTTTTGTTATAATTAATGGTATcccatttctttttatttatttttttaataaaatttcacttTGAATTTGATGTAGTTTAATTAGACTTGGATGGTGGGAAGGTCTGAGATTCATTAAATCAAAAGGTACTACAAAAGCAATTACACAGCTTAAAATGGTTACAACTTACAACTGGGCGCATACATGTACTGCCACTATTCTCCATTCCAACCATTAGTTAGGTTTACAGCTTGTTGAGATAGAATGATAATCCGAAAAtattcaaaagaaaaaagaaattattTAAAACTGTTCATGAACTCGAATCAAatgaataatttaaattaataagaaGAAAATATGTATCATTAGTTGATCTTTATTGTTTTTATCTCTAAGTGTAATTTTGagtattgaatataaaaaatttaattgaagaaaaaaaacTAATATAAAAAACAGAGTGTATCAAATAGATTTAAGGTAACACCACATTTGATTCCCTTTGAACTTTGAAGATAGTTTGATTTCACCATCAATTCATTGAATGCATATATTGTTTTCAATCATAAACATACCTCTTTGCTCTCCTTAATTACAACCCCTTTTCTTTGTTGGAACCAACCTTAGAGTTTTCACAAGCTATTTACAcgtatgaaatatgaaatgaatATATGGTACCATATGACGAGTGAAACATAAATAGTGAGGCTTGGGCACTTGTGTTGTGGGAGTTGTGACATCTTTCCAATCCAaaaccaaccaatgcgaccccaGCTAGCAGTAATGATGAGATCCTACAGTTAAAAAAATTTGGAGAATGATGTGTCATTTTCAGCACCATCCTCATGAATCTGAAAAATCAAACTTTTGGgaccatatctttcattttcatttatcaaAACATGACCAAAAAAATTGCCCAATGCCACAAACTCCGAAACAACACTCGCCAAATCATTCGTCACGTTTGAGCAGGGAGAATCTCAGATGTACCCAGAAAAACAAGCACCATATTAATACActcataataaatttataaatgaaacTGACTGAAAATTGGGTGTTAGCATAGGGGTTATATAATAGTGGGTGGTAGAGTTGTAAATATGCAAGTCCACAGCTGTAAAGAGTGGTCGTCCCTGAAACACTCAATTCCATCATCGGCAAAGGACGGTACGATACAAGGCTGGACTTAATGGTGAGCCGCGTGGAGTTTGTTATGGTTTAGTGAAAGCACACAGCATTTGGCTTAATTAACCATTTGTCGTCAATCTTCACCATGCTTTCTTCCTGTTTCCGCGTATCAATGCCCTTTCCCACATTCATTTGCCCACCTTAATATTCACAACTAATCTTATCTTGGGTTTACTTAGACCCGTGGATTTAAGTAATGTTAATtcgagttttaatatttttgagtcaTTCTGATTCAGATAAATTTTGGacattattttgaaattaaattattcaaattttctgtttattcaattattttaagaatttaagttaaattagtttaagttgttaattttatattaattttagatTGAATCATATTGAACAACCGTTAAATTTATGGATATAATTATACTTATTATGCATGTAAATTTTCAAATCgatctaatatttttatcatatcaatctaaaatactttatatattaatatatattcaaGGGTTGGaattatttttttgtttgttttaaatTTACACTAAATTCAATCTACTTAAATAaactataaaatatattaatatataaacaaTTAAAACTAATTTTGTTTTTCCACCTCTCATATCATTAGATGATGAAATACAATTTTAAGATGAATGAGATTCATTTaactttttattctattttaaatcaaattgCAGTTCATTATTGGGAATTTACATTTGGTCTTTCTTTAAGAATTAGGCGTAGGGTAACGTACGCAACAATTCTAGGTTGCTAACGaacatttataattaaataaaagcaAAAGATGCAAGTATGATTGAATCTTGTGTAAAATTCGtttttgacccaaattggggtaaAATTGTAACACGACCCTCACTTGGGCAAACGGGCAATGTAATGAAACACTAGAGTTCACGACTTTTTAAGCTAATCACATCCACAATGGGGATCCATTCTACCAATGATTTCACTAACAAGTCCCTCCcatttttacatatttacattTATACCACCCTCATCTCTATTCCGGGATAGAACTCAACACAGCCTTGAACttccctctccctctccctctccctctccctctcttctCCCCGCCGTTTCCACCACCAGAACCGGCGGCGGGTGAAACCTGCCGGCGAGGAGACCCTTCAGAAAACGCGAAAGGGGTAACCGCCTTACTCCCGCGCCTGCATTTTTCAGAGGCGGTGGTTTTCATCAAAGCAGAGCTGGCTTTGACAGCCAATGCAGCCATTTCCTCAGCTTGTAAAGGATGGTTGAGCCAACTCAAGGGCAAAGCGAAGTAAAGTTGACCGGGTTGAAGCTCCTCGTCTTCCTCGATGGCGGATACGAAGTCATCGAAGTCCATCTCATCCGCGTTGCAGATGAAACACATGGGATTCTTCTGCAAAACGTAAGAAGCCTTGACGGGGTAAGGAAACTCTTGTAACCGCCCATCATGGAGAATCAGCTTGGCAGTTGCTACGTGAGTCGAATCGCAAGAACTACAAATACCCATTTTCTATTTTCAGATTTGTGGATTTCAACGTCGGAGCTTTCGATTATTTTTGGAATAGAAAGCTTTTTTGAAAATGTTGGTGTTGGAGAGCTGGGGGgagtttataatatatatatatatataggaaggAATTATGAAAGGAAAGATGTCTCGGATTTTGGACCGGGTAGCCACGTAGGATTTTGTCGTGACGTAGTAATAAACATATTATaggaagaggaagaggaagaggaagaggaagaggaagaggaaCAGTAGGCAGGGTTGCCAGGCTGTAAGTTAGTGGTGACAGGTTGTATAAGGAGTGAGGATGTGGGTCTTAACACATCAACCCTGGTTTCGAGATGATATTACGTTGACAGGGACTGATGAGCTTTTTACAGTTCCATGGGATGATTTCACTGCTAAGTGCTAACAAAGAAGTGGTATATTATATACCCATGTTTTTCCATCCAATCAAGGAGTTTAACATGTTTTTGCTTTATGTTATCATATTTCACTGTTTACCATTGTATTTAAATAATGCTTTTTAAGTTTGCAAGGTTACTGTATAGGTTTTGAGAAAAAGTGTTTCTCAAGTTCAATTTTTTACCTTTCGCTTTTTCTTTTGACTTAAATTATTCATTTatcatcatcttttctttttgaaatttatttaaaatactatatttataaaagttatgTCTGTATGCAGGTTAAATTTTATAAAGGAAACttatattaattacttaaaatatatatttattttaaaattttactatacTCCtactaattttatttataaaatttaaaaattctagagATGgtatcaaacaaatttaactgtAATGTGGGTGTgtcataaaatattatttatataataagtTGGTATAATGAATCTAACTCAAACATTCAACGAAAATGCTTAAAAGTAATGGGTATTAATATGTTGTTTACATTAATATTAAGTGTTTTTTATTCACacaataaatatattatacttaaaatttttagttgaattgatatcacaaatcaattaaacactaattaaattacaaaataataattcttttttactaaattatattattaaaagtattatatttctttatattattaaaacACCATAAGTTTTGACTTTTCCTTTTAACCAACACCTAAGTTTTTAATAAATATACTTTTACATGATTTTGTATGCACATTTgcaattattattaaaaataatataataagaaaGAGGATGGGGTATGGCATATGGGAAAAAGGGAGGCGAGATAAAATAGGAAAGGTATAATGGAGAAGTAGagagaaaaaagaagagagaaacgTGGCAATTGAAAATCAAACCCAAGGAAGCTAGGGATGCAACTGTGCAGGGCAAAGCAAAAGACACGTGGAACAGAAGGGCTTTGGGAATAGTAAACTCGCAGCATTCCGACAAGACATGGCGTAAGCTCATCTGGTTTTGCTGCTGCTCCCTCCCTGTTTCCTGCTGCCCCGCCCTTTTTCTAATATTTATTATTTCCCCATATAGCCCATGTATTATTATCTTAAATTCTAATCTACATAACGCAACATGAAAGCATGGACAATGTCAGGACTTTCTTCTACtcgtatattttatatattaggtCTTGTAGGGTTTGCATGTGAATGAGTGATGGagttagaatacaagttttgagCCTCCCTTCCTTCCATGTTTCGTAAATTGATTGATTAATGCCACTAGGTAAAAATCTATGGTTTTATGACTTAAATGTTAGTTCTATTGGCGATTGAAACAAACAACTTGGTCattctttgaattgaattaaacaaggGTATACTATTAATTGGTTTTGCTTTTTTGTTACCATAGAATACAATGCATGATTTTAGTTGTTATCATTTATCAATCTACTTCCATACGTGCATGGTTTTCATTTGTTAAAAAGCAAGGAATTATTGGTAATAATCGAGGAATGAGTAACGTCTCCCACTACGATTAATCCTTTGTATGAAGCTTCAGAGGATTGGGGCACCTATTTCTCCCCCATTCCATCCACCCTAGCTATATATAGCTacttgaaaaaagaaaaacccaatttttttaATCACAAAAAAAATGGCCTCACACGAATGCtgttcatttctttaatctccATTTGTTTCTCTTATTTCATTGGATGCCCTTCATATTCCCTCTTTTGACTTTCATCACTTTTGAAACCCAAtcttcaccctttttttttttattgcgtTTTAATTTTGTTGCTAGTTTCGGTATTGTtatgaattttatcaattttagttATATAATTTCAATCCTCAAGTTAgattttttaaatcaaattttattattaatcctATATTATAGATAAGTTgtgaatttagtcattattttctatctcaattcttttaatttgttCTTTTTTAGCCTCTATATAAATAAGATGGCGATGTATTTTTGTGAATATTATGTGAAAATAACAAGCTAATATTATATTACACATGTAATATAATATTGTTGAGTAATATTTTTCTCATATCCCATTGAGAGGAATGTTGGGGTATTTATACATGCTCTTACCATTACTATTATAGTTCATAATTGGGGCCACTAGTTTGTCTTGACTCTGGTGCCTTTGGTACTGACATTACCTACCTCTAGTGCTAACATTCTTTGCGCGCTCCCTGGCTTGTTGAACGCATTTCTACATAACACGCGGTCCTTTTTAATCCTAGAATTGACATCCTTAGCAAGCTCCGTAGCCATTGGTAACGAGTCTAGATTACTTGTAGGGCTTGCAATCCTTCCTGCGAACATAGTTCGCGACCCCATCCTGCGATGTGCGACTGTGAACTCTTCTTGTGAGCTATCTTGGAGAACACGCCTCTTCCAAGTGGAGTTCACCCGGGTCAAGAGTCAGAGAATCGAATCCTTTTAGGACATTTGGGTTGGCTGTTATGGATATATAACAAATACGTTTGTCGAATAATATTTcagaaataaaagaatttaaattaacaaatttaatGGATACCATTtgatttaaaattgaaatttcaaaaataaaaattaaaaatgaccAAACTATAATAGAAGAACTAAATTTGAAATACTAACAATCAATATATTCTTTGAATGGAGAAATCATTTTTCAACCAATTGAATTGATGAcgattatttgatttatttatgttatcaCAAATAGATATTATGGGTTTGACAAGTATCTTATAAgggtatattaaaatattaaaatattaaaaattaaatatttaaaaagaagagatacttatcaaattttcaaaactacttgtgaaataaaaaaatacaccATCAATATATCAAATAGTACTggcttataaaattatattaattataaattacaaGGTACACCTAGAAGATAAATATCCtagaaaacataaaataaaccaCTATTAATAAAACTCATAAAATAGGGTGAAATTAAAATGCTTGCCAACATATAGGTTTGGAATCTTGTAAAGCTAAATGACATTTAGATTTGAGGTTAATTAGTTGGGCTATCATGGATAAGTAGAAGAATCTTAACAATTTATCTagcaaactttttattttttgaagaaCACTTGGTTAAAACTTAAACTATAGTtgttattttgtatttttatgagatgaCCAGTCAAAATCCAAATAATGCAAAACCATATATATTCAACAAATAAGGAGAATGGGCATAAAAATATTGAACAATCCACAAGGATTTGATCTGTAGTTAAACATGTTTCTGCTTAATCCTGGATTGTATGGGCAAAAATAGTTGGCAAAAGAAGAAATTAAACCCCACCAACCGGCATAAACACATTACATTCATAATAATGTGGTCTAAACACCCTCTTAAAATAAATCTGTCTAACTACATGTATTTTATTTGTCTTAATCACCTAGCTCTTGCAGGTTTTAGAATGGGATTTCAACTTTGATTCAATCATGGGTTCATAAATAATAAAGGTAGCCATTGGCACTGCCTCGAAAGTTCCTCCCTTTTGTCTACAACTTGAAAAACTTATTGTTTATTTATGTGGCCCTTAAGGGGTCTGATATCTTGCATGGTCAAAATCTCAGATCATGCCCTATCCAAATAAAATTATTGGTTTTGAATGGATTCATTGTATACCGAAggatcatttttttttaaatgacagTGATGAATGCATTTATATCATAGATATAAGAACTTTTGTTTTGTGTTATACGTTCATGTTTTTGGTTCATATCCTGACTAATCCATACTAGTACTCAAGATTTTATATATAATTGGATAACATTACATTACAAGTATCTTATTATCTATATAtgccaatatatttttataaaaaataataaaattgaatataGTCAATATATTCATAtcgaaaacaaaaataaaagtcaTT
This is a stretch of genomic DNA from Gossypium arboreum isolate Shixiya-1 chromosome 11, ASM2569848v2, whole genome shotgun sequence. It encodes these proteins:
- the LOC108482319 gene encoding uncharacterized protein LOC108482319 is translated as MGICSSCDSTHVATAKLILHDGRLQEFPYPVKASYVLQKNPMCFICNADEMDFDDFVSAIEEDEELQPGQLYFALPLSWLNHPLQAEEMAALAVKASSALMKTTASEKCRRGSKAVTPFAFSEGSPRRQVSPAAGSGGGNGGEKRGRGRGRGRGKFKAVLSSIPE